Within Saccharomycodes ludwigii strain NBRC 1722 chromosome IV, whole genome shotgun sequence, the genomic segment AAGCAGagaaaaatgaatataaaaataaaaataaaatcacgAAACTGTATGTTTTCctgtttatatattttgtactaaaaaaaaaaaaaaaaagtaaaataaaatgcaGAATGGGAAACTTATTTTACCTGCATCAATTTCTGAATGCTGAAAAAAGTAgacccatttttttttgaaaaaaaaaaataaatacgaAATTAAACAGAAATCTATTTGCACCTAAAATATCACTGATGACAATAGTTCCTAGTgattgataaaataaaaattatcccTGATATTCCATTAAGAACGAGGTTAGTTGattatttgtataattCTCAAAAATCGTTATCATGCTTGTGGCTATATCAGGAGGAACCTCTTGTGTGTCTCTGCTATTGGTTACGGGTTTACCTTGATTTTCCTTTATAACTAAATGCCTAAACATTCTGTTAGGAATATCTTTAACGTATATCCATTCAATATCAAATTCCCCTGGCCACCTGTTTTTGTTACTCCACACATCATCTTTGCACATTCTTAGGTCACTCTTCATTTCAGCGACACCGCAAAATTTTCCTGATGCATTTACtgaataaaatagaaatactCTATTCTTTCCATTTTGATATGCCTTGGACAATCTCTTATTACCTAATTGGGTAGAAGACCAAATATTATGTTTATATGAAGCGATTATATCAGCAAGGTCAAAAGATTTTATGACAAAGCATTTGGCaccaaaaatttttagCTTTTGCTTTGGCGTCTTGAATAACGACCATTTATTATGCAAATAGTCAGTGGTGCCATTCTTTGAATAAGCTGAATGATATGAATCATTTATATCTGAGGAGACTGGAACTATCAAGCCCTCTATATGTGGGCTTTTTATAGTGGTATCACTAGTATTAGTTGTTGTTCTACTCAAATTGGCGCaatcaaataaactttCCTCAATAGTAAGATTATTTGTCCTTGGAGAAATTTCAGGATAATAACAACGGTGtaaatgattattataataatcataatgaatattgttatcattAAAGTTTAAGTTCATATTCGTCTGTTGAGCATTACTAACATTTTCCTTGCAATCAGTAAGAGTATTTATGGTATATTTGGGATTATTACCACTGTTATGCCCAGAGAACATTTGAAAACTGGTTTCATTGTTGGTATCACAATTATTAATCAGCTGAATGgtgtttttattcttttgatAGTTTGCATGGATTAAATAGTTATCCAATGATTTTAGAGTTTCAGAAATTGGATCTCtagaaaatgttttttgattatcAAGGTGATACCAGTCACCGTTACAATTCAATGTTTCATTTGCTACGTACATTGATGTAATTTATTAAGGTTTTTCTTggaaaattttc encodes:
- the PHO92 gene encoding mRNA-binding phosphate metabolism regulator (similar to Saccharomyces cerevisiae YDR374C | PHO92 | PHOsphate metabolism), with protein sequence MYVANETLNCNGDWYHLDNQKTFSRDPISETLKSLDNYLIHANYQKNKNTIQLINNCDTNNETSFQMFSGHNSGNNPKYTINTLTDCKENVSNAQQTNMNLNFNDNNIHYDYYNNHLHRCYYPEISPRTNNLTIEESLFDCANLSRTTTNTSDTTIKSPHIEGLIVPVSSDINDSYHSAYSKNGTTDYLHNKWSLFKTPKQKLKIFGAKCFVIKSFDLADIIASYKHNIWSSTQLGNKRLSKAYQNGKNRVFLFYSVNASGKFCGVAEMKSDLRMCKDDVWSNKNRWPGEFDIEWIYVKDIPNRMFRHLVIKENQGKPVTNSRDTQEVPPDIATSMITIFENYTNNQLTSFLMEYQG